One window of the Emticicia oligotrophica DSM 17448 genome contains the following:
- a CDS encoding peptidase domain-containing ABC transporter, with the protein MPFTHFQQQDAMDCGPTCLRMVAKHYGRGFSIQKLREATQIGKEGVSLLGISEAAESIGFKTLAVKVPFKQLEKDAPLPCIVHWKQNHFVVVYQIKKNQVYVADPALGLIKYSYVEFESQWATTIVEGEKTGIALLLESTQRFYQETDEQTKGINLSMLSGYVFKYKRLILQLFLGLFIGSILQLILPFLTQSVVDTGIQTRNLHFIYLVLAAQLMLFIGRMSVEFIRSWILLHISTRINLSILSDFLGKLLRLPVSFFESKKTGDILQRIGDHQRIESFLTGTSLNVLFSMFNLIIFSVVLAYYNLTIFGVFLISSIVYSVWIVLFLRYRRKLDNKRFALASQNQSSLIQLVQSVPELKLNNAEIKKRWEWENLQVKNFHLSVKGLALQQYQQTGAMIINEGKNIVISFLAATAVVNGQMTLGAMMALQYIIGQLNSPVEQLIQFMQHYQDAQISLERLNEIHEIDDEETTQNPLLHILPENQDIQLKNLTFTYTGAGNEPVLKNINLTIPQGKITAIVGTSGSGKTTLLKLLLKFYKPQSGEIRFGNVSLENISHKLWRSKCGTVMQEGVIFSDTIAENIAFSDEFPDTKKLLHAVKVANIQSFIEELPLSYNTKIGAEGNGISQGQKQRMLIARAVYKNPDFIFFDEATNALDANNESIIMANLDEFFKNRTVIVVAHRLSTVKNADQIVVMEKGEIVEVGTHAELTQRHGKYFELVKNQLELGN; encoded by the coding sequence ATGCCTTTCACTCACTTCCAACAACAAGATGCAATGGATTGCGGCCCTACCTGCCTACGCATGGTAGCAAAGCATTATGGGCGAGGGTTTTCTATACAAAAACTACGTGAGGCTACACAAATTGGCAAAGAAGGTGTATCTTTATTGGGTATCAGTGAGGCTGCCGAGAGTATTGGTTTTAAAACGTTAGCAGTAAAAGTACCTTTCAAACAATTAGAAAAAGATGCTCCACTTCCATGTATTGTTCACTGGAAACAAAATCATTTTGTTGTTGTTTATCAAATCAAAAAGAATCAAGTTTATGTAGCTGACCCAGCCTTGGGTCTTATAAAATACTCGTATGTTGAGTTTGAAAGCCAGTGGGCAACTACGATAGTCGAAGGCGAAAAAACAGGCATTGCACTACTTTTAGAGTCAACTCAAAGGTTTTATCAAGAAACCGACGAGCAAACAAAGGGAATTAACCTAAGTATGTTATCGGGCTACGTTTTTAAGTACAAACGCCTTATTCTACAACTTTTCTTGGGGCTTTTTATTGGCTCAATCTTACAGCTTATTCTACCGTTTCTTACCCAATCGGTGGTAGATACAGGCATACAAACCCGCAATTTGCATTTTATTTATTTGGTGTTGGCAGCCCAATTGATGCTGTTTATTGGCAGAATGTCTGTAGAGTTTATACGTAGCTGGATACTCCTTCACATTAGTACACGCATTAACCTGAGTATATTATCAGATTTTTTGGGTAAACTATTGCGTTTGCCTGTTTCATTTTTTGAATCTAAGAAAACAGGAGATATTCTCCAACGCATTGGTGACCATCAACGTATTGAGTCTTTCCTCACAGGAACATCGCTTAATGTACTTTTTTCGATGTTTAATCTCATCATTTTTAGCGTAGTTTTAGCTTATTATAATCTTACTATCTTTGGCGTTTTCTTAATAAGTAGCATTGTTTATAGCGTTTGGATAGTGCTATTTCTACGTTATCGTCGAAAATTAGATAATAAACGCTTTGCTTTGGCGAGTCAAAATCAAAGTTCTTTAATACAACTCGTACAGTCTGTTCCTGAACTAAAACTCAATAATGCCGAAATAAAAAAACGTTGGGAGTGGGAGAACTTACAAGTAAAAAACTTTCATCTGAGTGTTAAAGGTCTTGCTTTGCAACAATACCAGCAAACGGGAGCAATGATTATCAACGAAGGTAAAAATATTGTCATTTCGTTTTTGGCAGCCACTGCGGTTGTTAATGGGCAAATGACGCTGGGGGCAATGATGGCACTACAATACATTATTGGGCAGCTCAATAGCCCTGTCGAGCAATTGATTCAGTTTATGCAACATTATCAAGATGCACAAATAAGCCTCGAAAGATTGAATGAAATTCATGAAATTGATGATGAAGAAACCACACAAAATCCACTGTTGCATATTTTGCCTGAAAATCAAGATATTCAACTCAAAAACCTCACGTTTACTTATACTGGTGCAGGGAATGAACCTGTATTGAAAAATATTAATTTAACAATTCCACAAGGAAAAATAACGGCAATTGTTGGTACAAGTGGCAGTGGGAAAACTACACTATTAAAGTTATTACTAAAGTTTTATAAGCCCCAAAGCGGAGAAATTCGCTTTGGTAATGTTTCGCTCGAAAATATAAGCCACAAACTTTGGCGGAGCAAATGTGGAACGGTCATGCAAGAGGGAGTTATTTTCTCAGATACTATTGCTGAGAATATTGCTTTCAGCGATGAATTTCCTGATACTAAAAAGCTTCTTCATGCAGTAAAAGTGGCTAATATTCAGTCGTTTATTGAAGAGTTGCCATTGAGTTATAATACAAAAATTGGTGCAGAAGGAAATGGTATTTCACAAGGTCAAAAGCAAAGAATGCTAATTGCCAGAGCCGTTTATAAAAACCCTGATTTTATATTTTTTGATGAAGCTACTAACGCACTTGATGCCAATAACGAAAGTATTATTATGGCAAATTTGGACGAATTTTTCAAAAATAGAACTGTCATCGTAGTTGCTCACCGACTAAGTACGGTAAAAAATGCTGACCAAATTGTAGTAATGGAAAAAGGTGAAATTGTAGAAGTTGGAACTCATGCAGAACTTACACAAAGACACGGAAAATATTTTGAGTTAGTGAAAAATCAGTTAGAATTAGGGAATTAA